GATTGCTACCTAAATTATATGGCGTGCGCCATTTATAGGAATCAATTTTAGAATAATTAAATTTAATAGCTGTACCATTATCATCAGGGGTAATGCCATCCCCTTCTTTATCCACATAATCAGGAGAGAGTATACCGGTTAAGAGGTAGCTACTGGCATAGCCAGGCTGCGTATCCCAATGAAAATAGTTATCAGTGCCATTAACCCCAGATGTGTTAACATTATATAAATTACTAGAAGAGACCCGTCCATTTGTATTATTTACACCATTATCAACGGCAAAGGTAATTTCTTCCTGTCGTTTATTATAAACAGGCAAACCATATACACTTCTTTGTCCTTGCTCATTTAAAACAGTTATTTCGGAAATATGGTGTGCCTTTCTGAATTCGTTATTTATCCGGCTACTAGAATCGGGGATGATAGATAAATTTGGATAAAACGCCCCGAAATTATTAAACGGATAATTTTTTATCATTTTATCTAACCCAGCCTTACTTGCTTCGGCAGCTGTAAGATAACTTATTGCTGTACTTTGTTCTTGTCTCTTATTCTTTTCAATCCGATCGTTTACCTGATAGATGTTACTGGCAATAGAATTGCTCGTTTTAAATGCTGCATTTGCAGTTTTTCCCCAGGTATTTATCATTAAAGGTTCTGTACCATGGATTTTATCATGCATGGCTACATCTTCAATATTCTTTTCATCAGGTTTACGAAAAAACACGTGTTGTTTTTGAGGTTCATTAATGTCTTGATCTTGAAAATCACCTTTAGTTGCATATGCATTATCCCGGGTCCATTTCCCTGTTGTATTCGTTGCGGATTGCTTAAATAGCGTAAACCCAATATGCGTATTGGTAAAACCAAATCCCAAATCAACACCGAAAGAATTATTTTTTGAGCCGTCTACCGCCTGATTATCGTAAAACATACCTGATCCACCCCGGTAAAGCCTAAATTGACCCGAGCCCACTTGGCTATTGAAAGTAAAGATATCGGGTGTTGCAATGGGCAAAGCCAGATTTGGTAATTCTGGGATGATAGGATTTTCTTTCTCCCTGATAAAATCATGCAGTGCGTTTACATCGTTTTTCCCTCTTTCTGAATACAAAAAGCCATATTCCGGATTTTTCGCATGATGATTTGCAACCCACAGCTTTTTCCAATAACCTGTAGCACCACCACCCCAAAAGATAGCGGTCTCTGATGGACCAGCATCTACGCTAAATGAATAATTTTCAGAAGCGTAAGCTTTTTGCACCTTAAGTTGTATAGGTTCTGTATTGTAAGAAACCGATCCATTAAAAACATTTAAAGCAGCTGAGTTAGCGCCAAAATTGAATGTTTTTAAACCCGCCCTACTATTATAACCTAAACTGGAAGTGAGGCCAGAATTTATGGCTTGTTTTTCATCTCTATTACTAGCAATTGAGGCAGAGATATATGGTGAAACGTCTACTCCCGAAGCTGTATTTGATAAAACCCCGAGCCCTAAATTAGAAGTAAGCAGGCCGCTACTTCCAAATGAATACGATATACCAGCATTGGCTCCGATTTCTGCTCCAATACCTGTATAATTGTCGCTAAAAATACCGAACGTAAATGAACCGCTAATTTTAAGTTTTTTACCAGCCAGGTCTTTTGTTTCTGAAGCTAAGCGGTTTACGTACTTACCTCTTACTTCCATTTTTCCCGTTAGCCTTCCTCCAACGGTAATTCTATCCCTATTCTGCTGCTCGGTTAAAAGTAAATCTCCATTAAAATCGTCGGGTATACCTCTTAGTTGCCTATTAATGGAACCCACATTTAAATTCCAACCTAAGCCAACCCAACTGGCCTCATCATCCATACTTACGCCCGATTGATAATTTAAATTAACAGGATAACCATCTATATCCATTAAAGGGATATTATACTTAAAATCGCCACTAAAAACATCAACCATATCAGAAACACCAGCTGGTTGAAAAGATTGGCTTTCTGGTTGTGATGGTCCGGATGTCAAAGCATAAGCTGAAAATGGTTCAATTAAATTTAAAACCCAAACGGCCAATAAAACTCTGGCAATTTTTTTTGTATTACTCCTAAATCTATTATTCATTCTACTTTACCCTCAATTGATAGGTTTTTCCATTAATATTTTTTGCACTAAAAACAAATGTCCCTACTGTTTCTGCTATTTCTACCTTATCAAATAGCACCACATATTCAAAGCAATTTTTTATTCCATTGGCTACTGGAACAACACCAACTGGATATATTTTTTCAAGACCTTTTAACTTGTAAAAACTGCTATCCTGCCCATAGGCCATCACCTCAATTATTTTTTTTGCACCTTGATCGCTCAATTTCATCTGATTAAAAATCCGTACCTGATAGGCTATTTTCGTTGAATCGTCTACAGCATCTTCTTGTTTTACCTGTATCATTAAATCTTTATCCTGCTGTTTAACTGAAGTAGTTTTTCTTTTGCAGGCAGATAAAGCAAGCATAAACAGTACTATAAAATATATTTTCCTCATTCTATGTTCTTATAAATAAATCTTAAACTTTTTGGTGTACCATCTGGTAAGTAGGCTGTCATTACATATGAATAACCTTCTTTAAATGAAAAATTACGACTAAGGTCTATGTTAATTTTGTTCTGGCCCTTTTTCAGTTTAATGGTTGGTAGGCTTCTTATCTTTGATTTGGGATCAGTTGTACATACAATGTTAAAACGCAACTTTTGTTCTTGATAAGAGTTAATCATAGAAAATCGAATAAAACCTTCTGCTATATAAAAATTACCCTTAACCAAATTCTCTATATCCCTATATCCATAATCAGTTGGGATAACCGCGCTCACCGTATCCTGACAATTCACCTCAAACGACCAGACATCTGATCGGTTGATGATGGTTTGATCGCGGTAGGCGCTTACCTGCCAGGCATATTTTTTACCGGCAACCAATTCTTTTGAATTTGGCGGATAAACCAATAAATTGGCTACTATACCTTTCTGGTTTACAATCGGCAGGTTATAATTTAAGGCTTCAACCGCATTCTGTTTATCTTTAATCTCGACGAGCATGACCTGATAAAGCAAACCATCCATTTTGGGTATAGAGGGCTGCCAGGTAAGCAATGGGCGTTTTTCACAAATATCATCTTTATCATAGGGTTCAATCAGATCTAAAGGTGCTGGTGGTGTAATTTCGTGGTTAAAGGTTTGATCGATAATGATCTCTTCGCTTGAAGAAGCTGAATAAATATTAAACGAATATTCGTAATCGCCCTGCGGAAAGTATTGGTTACGCCTGATAAAGTTTGCGGTTGCATTCTGCGCCATTGCCAGGCTGGCTGTACGGGCCACTCCGGAAGGAATAATATTGTTGCCTGGTGCGATGGTAAATACCCCAGTTTGTATGGTGGCAATTTTTCCGGCACGTGCTTCTGTTACTGTAATGTTCATCCTTACCGATTTCATACCGGAAGCATTGTATATTGATGCCCTGAAAAGGCCATTTAGCGTAGTGCCGTATACCTCTGGAACAAACACAATACTGGTTTGAGCTGAAACAGCTGTGCTGATGGAAATAAAAAAACAAATAATCTTAATTTAAGCTTGCTCATTGTTTATCGAGATAATAGTGTATAGATATTTCTCCCCTGTTGGTAGAAAAAAGATCAGGATAAGTCGGGGTAATCAAGTTTTTGCGGATATCTACATATGCCGAGATATCAAAATGTTTCTTTAGCATAAACTGGATACTTTGTTTAATGCCGGCCTGGCGTGCCAGCTTCTGATTATCGAGATAACTCAATCCGCTCGACATTGAAACACCTCTGAATAACTGGTATTGTAGCGAAGCATCTGAATTGAGCATATTGCCCAATATGGTATTGGCATTCAGTTCACGGTTATAAAAAAGGTTTCCAGAAAGTGAAAAAGCTTTAAATACTACTGTTTGTACATAGTTTAGCTGTAAAAGACTAGAATTACCCAATGATAAAGGATTAGCTATTTCTTGTTGTGCAATACTTATATGGCTAAAACCGCGTTGACCAAAGAGTTTATAATTTGAATTGAGATCGAGCTGAAGTTTTTTAGAAGCATAAACAGGGGTATTGCCCTGCGATACCTTATCCACACCATTATCAATATATTTTAAACCTAAATTGGCCGACCGGGAAATGCGGAACCTCGAATCGATCTGAATGTTGTGGTTGCTCCAATGTGAATTGTCGGCAGCACTAATCGGCATATTCTTGAAATCAGAACGTAGCGAAAGTGTCATTTTCTTATGAAAAAAATCTTTACGGATATTACCACCAAACCTTAAATTTAGATTACCGATGCCCTGTTGCCCTGGATTTTGGAAACCAGAACCTGCATAATTAACAAATACAGTGCTTCTTAATCCAAGTTTTTTAGAATCGATGGCGTGGTTTAGGCCAACCGACATGGTTTGAAGAAAATCATCCCTGAAATAATTTCCATTGGTATTTCTATCAATCATTAACTGATCCGGACCAAATGCAGCGAGCTCTTTATACTGGGTAGAAGATTTAGACACATCGAAGGTAAGGGTACCTGCCTTACTAAAGTTAAAAGCCTGACTAAGGGTAAACACCATGTTATTGCGCGGCAATGAATTTTGTGCAAAGCCAATATTACCGTTAAACTGCCTATCATAAGTGCCTATCCAAGAAAGCTTACCTGAGCCGAATGAAAAATTGGTAGTAGGTACACTTAAATAACTGTATAGTTTTGGAATAGCATAGGTAGAGGCATTAAAACCAACATCTTTTGTTGAATTAAGGTCGCGGTTTGTACTCAGTCCCACACTAACCGGCCCTCTTGGGGTACGCAGAGAGAAATTGAACCCGTTTAAAAAAAGATCGCGGTTAAGGAAACTGCCGGGCAATTGATGACCAAAATTACCCGCCTGGAATTCGCGCAACTGGGCATAACCTTTTTGTAAGAAGCCCATATCCTTTCCTTTGGCTAGCTCTGACACAAAAAAGTTTTCGAGTTCGCGCTGAGAGATTTTACCCTGGGCAACTTTTTCGAGCAATTCGAGTTTTTCGGGATCGAGCCCGCTCTCGTAAACCGATTGCTGGACTTTTTGGATTTCGGTAAACAGTTCCTGCTTTTTAGCATTTAAAAGGTTGGTAAGCGAATCCTGCCCATGTTGGCTAAGCTGTTTGCTCCCATTCTGCGCCTGATTTTTAATTTCATCTGTAAACTCGTTCAATTTCCCTTTCAGTTCCAATTCATCCATTTTAAGCATGCTCCTTAAATTTTGTGGATTGTTTAAATAGGCCTGCAGTTTTGGGGAAGCAGAAAGATCGATGTTTTTAGCAATTTTACCCTCTATCTTTTTGCGAAGAAAAGATTCGGCAGTTTGTCCGCTTAATATGTTTTTGCGCAGATTACGGTACTTATCCAGGTCGGCCTTAAAAAACTCGTTAAAGCTGGGTTTAGGTAAATTGAATTTAAAAAGATTGCCCTGATCGAACCTAAAATCGCGCATGGCGGTATAATTATTGGCCAACGAAAGATCGATTGGGATATTGTATATTTTTAGCTGCCCCGCAAAGGTTACGTTGTTCAACAGGTTTTTACCATTGGCAGGGTTCTGTGTTTTGATGTATTGGGTTTCATTTCCGATTGAAACATCACTTAATTGGATCTTATTTCCTTTTTTAAGACTGTCCTTTTTTAATAGCTTGGCAATATCCGATTGTTTGATACGCTGATCAGCCTGTGCCAACACTGACTTTTTAGTGGCCTGGATTTTTTCCATAGCCAAAGAATCTACTTTGGAAAGTTTCTTCTTCCCAAATTTAAGCGTATCGATGAGGGTCTGCTTCGTTTTGGTGTATTGCGCTGCAACATCTGCTGAAATATTTGCAGGTTGCACCTTAAGATTCTTCTTCAGGGAATCTTTTTTTATTATACCGGTTAAACCTGATGGATCAAAACGTTCTTTTATCTGTGTGGCGATCGCTTTCTTGGCTGTTTCGATTTTCTGTGCGGCCAGCGAATCCAATTTCGGGATTTTCTTCTTGCCCGATTTCAGGCTATCTGCTACGGCCTGCCCAGTTGAGGGAAGCTGCGCAAAAAGCTGTACCGATTGCAGACAAAAGAATACCAGTACAGTAACTGTTATTACGGCTTTGTTCATACATTAAATTTAGCATAGCGCTTTATTAAAGGCTTTTCCCTGGCATTTAGGGTAAGACAGAAATAGACATTAATAAAGCGTTATTTAGTTTGTTTGGGAGTTTGAGAACTCAATTTCGAATATCATGATAAAAATGGCGGCAAAAAAACTCAATAAAGCCCTTTTCCACAAACAGGAACTTTCTGCTGACGAAAGTGACCTAATGTTTGATGAAACTCCCAATATTCAATCTGCATGATTGCAAAAACCTGGTTAATCTTCTGCCTACTGCGTCCATATAATGTGTCTGTAAACTTCATAATCATCATTTTTTTAAATTTCTTTGCTTGTTTTTTCTGGATTTAACCGTTGGCCTTAGTTGTTTGGCACTGGTACTATTACAGTTTAACTGTTGCATTTTCAAGGACTTAATTTCCTTGTCCTGTTCAATCAGATGGAGGGTGAGCTCTTCGATCTTTTTAAGTAGAATTTTGTTCATCTCGCCAAGTTCAATTCCGTTCTTTTCTGCTTCTCTGGCCGAAGGAACCTCTGGCAGGTGTTTGTACACCTGTATAAATTTTTCAAGCTCAGGTAAGGGTAGCAGCTCATATTTTGGCGCAAAAACATAATCGGGCATTGCATCAACATCAACCCTGATCTCTCTGGCCCTGATCTTTCCGTTTACTGTTAGCTTCTCGGAGGGTAGATCAGTCCCTATACCCACACTTCCATCAATTACATTCAGGTTGCCAACATAAGTATGGGCATTGTCTCTTATCGTATTAAAGATGGTCACTATGCCACCGTTATCATTCAAGTTGTCGTCACTGATAGAACCAAGTTCCAATGAGCCTGCTAAAAAGTTGCTCACTTTAAAAACCCCCAAATCTGCACCTATTGCCGCTTTTACCCATATTTGGCTTTCTCCTCCAAAATTTAATAGCGCAAACTGCGGTTGCAGCCATGCTGCATAGCCCATACTATGATGCTCCTGAATAGAAAAATTCTGTGAATTGATAAACTGTATCCTTCCCGATACCAATGAAGGCTTATGTGCTGTGGTATGTTTATACGTGTACTCAAATTCGCTGTGCAAACCACCAACTTTAGCCACCAGATACCATTTTCCATCAGCAGGTAAACTGAACTGCTGGGCAGATAAGCTCATACCGCTAAAGAGAGCTAAGATTAAAATGTATAAATGTTTCATTTGATTTTTCCTTTAAGTTCGGATATTTCCTTTTGCTGCCTAGCCAATACTTCGGCCTGCTCGTTCATTTTACGCTCGTGTTCGATCAGGTGTAAAGTGAGTTCTTCTATCTTTTTGAGCAGCAACTTATTCATTTCACCAACGGCCATACCGTCTTTTTCAAACTCCTTTGCTGATGGAATTTCGGGCAAATGTTTATTAACCTTGATATACTGTTCAATTTCGCCAAGTGAAAGCTTACGATAATTTTCTTCAAAAACATAATCTGGTGCACCCTGGCCGTCAACCCGAATTTCGCGGGCTTTGATTTTGCCGTTAACCGTAAGTTTTTCACTAGGGTTGTTCATGCCAATCCCTACGTTACCAGCACTGTTCCAAATGCCACCGGGCAGTTTAATATTAGGAGCACCAAAACCACCATCGTAGCCCAATTCTATCGTTCCATTCCCTACGCGGATAAAATCGACCCTTGATCCAGAATCGTGGAAACCAATAGTGGAATAATCTAAACCATTGAGCAACATGGTGGTTTTACTAGCCCAATCGCTAATGACTGGTGACGAATTTTCTAAAATATTGCCAAGGCTCAAATAACCGTCTGTATTGTGAATAACACTATTGCTGCCCAATACCATTGCACCACCCTGTACATGTAATTTTGCACCTGCATAAGCTGTACCCGTGCCGATACCAATATTTCCACTAGGGCTAATAGAAAGCCCATTAGAAAATTGATTGTTAGCATAAAGTGCCAAACCATTGTATGTAGTAATCATTGCTGTACCATTATGGTCATCACCTGTAATAGTCATTTTTCCTCCCCAGAGATCGAATTTCTCCCGGGGGCTGGGTGTTCCTAAACCTAAAAAACCATTAGCGGCAACACGTAACACCTCACGATTGGCCTGATCAAAGGGACTGGTATGTATAGCCAAGCCAACACTACGGTTAAACCCTAAACCAGGATCTTCACTTACCGCGTAAATACCCACACTTTTTTCTGGTGTTAGCTGATCGGCATCATTTCTTCCAAAAAGCTGAATACCCCATTTATATCCTGCGCCATTCGTTCCTCCCGGATTGGCACTGGTATAAGGTGTTTGGATAAGTAATAAATTATCTATTGTTGAGCCAGATGCGTTGCCATCGGTAAAAGCATCCATTTTCCTGATATGCAGTTTAGCAAAGGGGGTAGGCGTACCAACACCCACACTACCGGCAAAATAGCCCTGTCCATCTGCCCTTACACTAAAAAGGCGGTTACCAGCCGTTACGCCATCAAAATAAAAATTATGAGCACCATTTGGATTATCAGTTAAAGCCCTGAAAATGCCAGCCCCATAACTATATGTACTTCCCAATTGATGGCCTGTAAAAAAAGACTGCCCAGCAGAGGTTTCAATATTGATATTGCCCGAACTGAGTACACCATTACTTTCGGTAAGTATTCTTAACCAGGGTTGTTGAGGATTACCATTGGTTTTGCGTAAATAGAAATTCTGATCAAAAAAACTCCCAGCCATCTGCATGGCATAATTATTAACCTCATTGGAATGTCTTACATCAAGCAAATGCCACCAGCTTGAAGCGCCTGCGGGGTAATTTACCGGCGACTCCGTTTCAAAAAAGCCCGAAACGGCACCAGCATTACCCTGTAAGCCCGCGTCGTTACGTACACCAGTTTGTGCCATAACACCCTGTATTCCAAAAAGAAAAAAAATGATAAAATACTTTAATCTAACACACATTATTTATTAATTTTTAGTAGTTTTTCTATTTCCGTTAAGCGCTCTGCCTGGCTTTTCAATTCTTTTTCCTTTTCAATTAAATGCAGGGTGAGTTCTTCTATTTTTTTCAGCAGGAGTTTATTCATTTCACCAACAGCCATTCCGTCGCGTTCGAATTCTTTTGCAGAAGGTACTTCTGGAAGATGTTTGTTCAAACGGATGTATTTTTCAACCTCGGCAAGTGAAAGTTTATGATAGGTATCTTCAAATACATAGTCAGGCGCACCCTGCCCGTCAACCCGAATTTCGCGAGCCTTGATTTTTCCTTCAACAGTAAGTTTTTCTGCCGGCATCAATGTGCCAATACCAACGTTACCGTTTGGCCATATGGTCATTCGGGTCTGTAGACCATCGCCTTCACGAGTGTAAAACTTCAGGCCTCCCCTGTCAACATGCTGTCCAACTCCATAGTAAGCCTCTACCCTTGCATTTTCTATCCCGAAATCTGAATTGAAAAACCCTAGGCTGCCATAATCATGGTCTGCTCCAGAGGTATTGGGATTTGGAGTATCTGCCCTACTAAGAGCGAGATTGGCATAGGTATGGTTGTTTTTTGCCGTTATACTGGCAAAGGTCTCTCCTTGTGAAGGGATACCCAAAAAATTCCGAAGACTCGTTACATCAAACTTTCGGACAAATTCATCACCCGAAGAGGCAAAAATCCCGGTAAGCGCTGTTGAGCCCACTTCAAGCATGGCCTGAGTCCTGAAATAGTTAGCTTTTATATGACCTCCATCGTCTCTTCTTGCCATCGTATAGGCATTAGCATCATAAGCGTAGCCTACAAAAGCAGAATTCCCAAGTTCCGAAATCAAGGCTAAACGATCCCAAGATGTGTGCTGTATACCGGCGCCCCAATCCCAGTTATTCCTTACCCATACCGCATTACTGGCAGTTTCAAACATTAGCTGGGCATTTCTGGAAGGTTGCCCTAAGCTGATTACCTTAAAATTAGAACTGGTTACCGAACCGTGAGGCGTATTGGTAAGTGTTCCTCCCGCTGTTTCAAATTCATATAGACCAGGTTCCTGATAGGCATTAAAATCTGTGCTTCCGGGCACATAAGTGCTCAATGCATATGGGCCAACAAATGTCCTCATAGAAACAACAGGGGGCGAATGATCTGCAGGTACGCTGATATCCCGTAAAGAATAGATATTTATCTTATTCCGACCTAATGTTTTATTTTTATTAATGGATCCAGCATCAGCCAAGAAATAACTATACTGTTGCGAAAATACAACAGTCGCATTGCACATCAATAAGATATAAAACAATATTCCCTTGATTTTCATTAGTTTTTATTTTTTATACTTTTAGCCTCAGTACTTTTTTTCAGTTTATCGATATCCATCTGCTGTTGACGGATCATTTTTTCCTGATCAATTAAATGCAGCGTGAGTTCTTCTATCTTTTTTAGCAGCAGCTTATTCATCTCTCCAATGGCCATTCCATTGCGTTCGAATTCTTTTGCAGAAGGTACTTCTGGAAGATGTTTGTTCAAACGGATGTATTTTTCAACCTCTGCAAGTGAAAGTTTATGATAGGTATCTTCAAATACATAGTCAGGTGCTCCCTGGCCATCAACGTGTATTTCAAGAGTTTTGATTTTGCCGTTAACCGTAAGTTTTTCGGTTGGATTTAAGGTATTAACACCTACATTACCATTACCAGCTATTATGATATCATCGCCATAAAACCATTCGGCAGGTTTACCATTTTTATTAAATGCTCTACGCGTCCCTAAAATCATTTTCCCTGTAGCATCGCCATTGTTACTATTTCCAGCTACCGTAATAATCCTTCCCTGGCCCCAAGGATTACTTCCATCAACTGAAGCCGGCACAACAAATTCTATCTGTGCACCCCTATCGGCTATTCTGCCACCTGTATTTGCCTGTACAATTAAGCCAGTACCAGCAAACTGATAGTTATTACCACCATCTATTGTTGCATAAGCGCCATTGAGATGTAGTAAACCCAATGGATTAACGGTGCCAATGCCTACGTTACCTACGTTGAAATAACTTGGAATGATATTGTTATTGGCAAGCTGGATGACCGGATTTCCACCACTATTGGCGTTTGTAATTCTTAAGCCATTACTAAAACGGTGAGTGGCCCAACCGTCATTCAGGTCAACAATATCTCCATCATCAGCAAGCTTTATTCCCCCGCCCGTAATATTGCCTGTTGATACTAACAGGTTACCTGAAACAGCAACATCACCACCGGCAACTTCTAATTTTGATGTAGGATTAGCGGTACCAATCCCAATAAAGCGGTTGTCTGCGCGGATATGAAAAATGTCGTTATATTGAATATTATTATAGTGATTGCTTATTGTAAAGTCATTCCCTGAATAATCTGTATACCCCAGCGCCCAGTTTCCATTATAATTTCCAACAGAGGGATCATTTTTTGCGAGACGTACCCCTCCCCAACCATTCGGCTTAACAATCAATAATCCTTCGGCCCAGGGAGCATATTTTGCCAGTATTTTCACATCATCCTCGAAAATACCGGTACCGTTTACATGAAGTCTAGCATTAGCATTCATGGTACCAAGCCCAAGGTTACCTGCCCCATCCAAATGAAAGCGGGGAATACCCTGCGTAAATAGTTTTATCCCTTGAAATCCCGATAAATAAGCGTAGGGAGGAACACCATTTCCTTCCCCGTACCAACCTAAACCGTAATGAGATACATCTTTACCTAAGTAATTAAATCGATCTGGAGGATTGTAGGCCACTGCAGGTATATGCACACCTGCCTCAAAGGTTTGGGCAAAGCAAAAACTGTGAATATGGATCAAAAAAATGATTAACAAAAAACTTAAAAGTTTTTTGTTAGAAAGGGTACAGAAATAGGCTTGGTCCATCATGATTTTTTTCATTTTTATACCATAGTATAACAGCCTCAACATTTAACATGAGCTAACTGCACATTACTATCCATTACATAAAAAATATTTAGGGTAGGTCGACTCATTTTTATACGTTTATGATCGATCTATCCAGTAATTAGTTTGTTTGTGGAGTGGAGAACTCCGGATCGAAGATGAGAGAAAAAAAAGAGATTTTATATAGCCAAGCTCTTCCATTACACGTAAGTGGTATTATGATACCACGAATACGATAAAATGTATGATGAAACCTGTTTTTTACCAATCGTACCTTGCAGATTATTGTATTAAACTTTAACATGAAATTTAACTGTATTACAGTTTATAATGATTCTGCAAGCCTGGATTTGCTGTTTGACTATATTATGCTGATTATTAGTTCGTAGAATACTGATATTATTATCAAACCATGAATCTTCTTTTACCTGAAAATTGCCAATAGGGTTTAAAGTAATCACCGCTGCAGTGCCAGAATCTGGAAAAGCATTTTAAGCATTTGCAACGACAACAGTGAATACAAAAACAGAAATTACGAGCGCTATAAATTTCATTTCTTAAAGGATTTTAGTGTTTTCTCTAATTCAGTGATCTTTAAACGTTGGGCATCCAATAAGTCTCCTTGCTTTTCATTTAGTTTGTGCTCCTCAATGATATACAAAGTGAGTTCTTCAATTTTCTTGAGTAACAATTTATTCATTTCTCCCAGTTCCAATCCATTCTTTTCAGCTTCAATAGCGCTGGGTATTTCTGGCAAGTGTTTGTTCTTTTTAATATAACTTTCTAACTCCTCCAACGGTCCAACCTTATAATCCTCTTCAAAAACATAATCAGGCATACCCAGCGCATCAACACGGATTTCCCGTGCTCTGATTTTACCATTAACGGTAAGTTTTTCGCTTGGTGCAGTTGTACCAATGCCAACATTGCCTTTGTGGTATACATTACCCATTGCATCAAAAGAATGATACAAATTTCCACTGTAGTTTCCACAACCATAGCCCGCACAAGAGTTTCCATAGATTCTAAAAGATTCCGTTTCATCATCATTAAGCTGAAGCTCTAACCAATTGGTATTCGATGCACCTTGAACTTTCCTTAACCGGTAAGGATCGGAGTCATCTCCACCATCTGCATTTCTAAAGGCAATCTCAGGCGTGCTAATAATTCCTCTTACATCCAAAGCTGTTGAGGGTGATGATGTACCAATTCCAATATTTCCATTTCCATTCATAGTCATGAGTTCATTTTCCGCACCCTGATTATTATGGTTATAAAAAGTAAATCCGCCATTAGATCCACCTCCTCCCTGATTGGAAATAAAACTTGCCTCACCCCTACCACCCGACCGGTTAAAACCGATTAACATTTTTCCTGTTCCGTTCAGATAGCCAAGGTTTCCGATAGCTGAATTCGGATCGATGTTACCACCAAATACGGCAGCTCCCGAAACCTCTAAGGCCGCTGCTGGATCCTGCGTTCCTATCCCAAGCCTGCTAG
The nucleotide sequence above comes from Pedobacter riviphilus. Encoded proteins:
- a CDS encoding TonB-dependent receptor codes for the protein MNKAVITVTVLVFFCLQSVQLFAQLPSTGQAVADSLKSGKKKIPKLDSLAAQKIETAKKAIATQIKERFDPSGLTGIIKKDSLKKNLKVQPANISADVAAQYTKTKQTLIDTLKFGKKKLSKVDSLAMEKIQATKKSVLAQADQRIKQSDIAKLLKKDSLKKGNKIQLSDVSIGNETQYIKTQNPANGKNLLNNVTFAGQLKIYNIPIDLSLANNYTAMRDFRFDQGNLFKFNLPKPSFNEFFKADLDKYRNLRKNILSGQTAESFLRKKIEGKIAKNIDLSASPKLQAYLNNPQNLRSMLKMDELELKGKLNEFTDEIKNQAQNGSKQLSQHGQDSLTNLLNAKKQELFTEIQKVQQSVYESGLDPEKLELLEKVAQGKISQRELENFFVSELAKGKDMGFLQKGYAQLREFQAGNFGHQLPGSFLNRDLFLNGFNFSLRTPRGPVSVGLSTNRDLNSTKDVGFNASTYAIPKLYSYLSVPTTNFSFGSGKLSWIGTYDRQFNGNIGFAQNSLPRNNMVFTLSQAFNFSKAGTLTFDVSKSSTQYKELAAFGPDQLMIDRNTNGNYFRDDFLQTMSVGLNHAIDSKKLGLRSTVFVNYAGSGFQNPGQQGIGNLNLRFGGNIRKDFFHKKMTLSLRSDFKNMPISAADNSHWSNHNIQIDSRFRISRSANLGLKYIDNGVDKVSQGNTPVYASKKLQLDLNSNYKLFGQRGFSHISIAQQEIANPLSLGNSSLLQLNYVQTVVFKAFSLSGNLFYNRELNANTILGNMLNSDASLQYQLFRGVSMSSGLSYLDNQKLARQAGIKQSIQFMLKKHFDISAYVDIRKNLITPTYPDLFSTNRGEISIHYYLDKQ
- a CDS encoding tail fiber protein, which produces MKRESNYKLRLTCIVLAVFGGFLQLNAQETLQSVTDRGNTTTNGVRINSSLDVGDAYDPSRYGFLQVVRPAQQGNLFHISLIRNSYMVYGLGLLNNSSTFGLQPGDSNATTEGLFMLPTGNIGIANQNPAFKLDVAGDIRSFGSLYVSANNATGGGIKLGDDGDMVDMNDGWATHRFSNGIRINNANSGGTPVIQLSNSINTPSFFSSSRLGIGTQDPAAALEVSGAAVFGGNIDPNSAIGNLGYLNGTGKMLIGFNRSGGRGEASFISNQGGGGSNGGFTFYNHNNQGAENELMTMNGNGNIGIGTSSPSTALDVRGIISTPEIAFRNADGGDDSDPYRLRKVQGASNTNWLELQLNDDETESFRIYGNSCAGYGCGNYSGNLYHSFDAMGNVYHKGNVGIGTTAPSEKLTVNGKIRAREIRVDALGMPDYVFEEDYKVGPLEELESYIKKNKHLPEIPSAIEAEKNGLELGEMNKLLLKKIEELTLYIIEEHKLNEKQGDLLDAQRLKITELEKTLKSFKK
- a CDS encoding tail fiber protein, which codes for MKIKGILFYILLMCNATVVFSQQYSYFLADAGSINKNKTLGRNKINIYSLRDISVPADHSPPVVSMRTFVGPYALSTYVPGSTDFNAYQEPGLYEFETAGGTLTNTPHGSVTSSNFKVISLGQPSRNAQLMFETASNAVWVRNNWDWGAGIQHTSWDRLALISELGNSAFVGYAYDANAYTMARRDDGGHIKANYFRTQAMLEVGSTALTGIFASSGDEFVRKFDVTSLRNFLGIPSQGETFASITAKNNHTYANLALSRADTPNPNTSGADHDYGSLGFFNSDFGIENARVEAYYGVGQHVDRGGLKFYTREGDGLQTRMTIWPNGNVGIGTLMPAEKLTVEGKIKAREIRVDGQGAPDYVFEDTYHKLSLAEVEKYIRLNKHLPEVPSAKEFERDGMAVGEMNKLLLKKIEELTLHLIEKEKELKSQAERLTEIEKLLKINK
- a CDS encoding DUF928 domain-containing protein, whose translation is MFVPEVYGTTLNGLFRASIYNASGMKSVRMNITVTEARAGKIATIQTGVFTIAPGNNIIPSGVARTASLAMAQNATANFIRRNQYFPQGDYEYSFNIYSASSSEEIIIDQTFNHEITPPAPLDLIEPYDKDDICEKRPLLTWQPSIPKMDGLLYQVMLVEIKDKQNAVEALNYNLPIVNQKGIVANLLVYPPNSKELVAGKKYAWQVSAYRDQTIINRSDVWSFEVNCQDTVSAVIPTDYGYRDIENLVKGNFYIAEGFIRFSMINSYQEQKLRFNIVCTTDPKSKIRSLPTIKLKKGQNKINIDLSRNFSFKEGYSYVMTAYLPDGTPKSLRFIYKNIE